The Aedes aegypti strain LVP_AGWG chromosome 3, AaegL5.0 Primary Assembly, whole genome shotgun sequence genome contains a region encoding:
- the LOC5563912 gene encoding SET and MYND domain-containing protein 4 gives MVLDAYDIYSTLWRYIVISGQQSLVVEGLKTCKSDAEIIAYVRRIADNSAGEPFELKDLKGDRKNEAKAVDCRKLGNEKYHPKVKEYVKAIAYYNESIALSEEGSESLAIAYANRSAVCYELKEYSDCLENIRLARENSYPENLLYKLDNREKDCFKHLAENNDHKLCTQNDQRNPKLSYKPNPKIPHISECIELKEDDQFGRYLITNRNLNAGDIVIEEKPFSSLLVNDHRYMNCDYCHDDKFLTLIPCKCCTVTMFCSTKCQQKAMDNYHRIECSVIKDMQLLFTKVILMALRTTTTAISTFDYNLEELRLYVESIDEKSLNPFKLDWTTIDSKQVYSTIHVLATNQDSRSTSDIVQRSVYAIIMSELLFQHTELGKLCDNNESHDLIRTLLFRHAQTAPVNMHSVMFMDYTPNEIEKYSQLKLGCGSFPILSMINHSCAPNLVRMTLPNGHVVALVNRPIKKGGQLFDNYGYHHCLDTLDERQSGLLGQYCFRCQCEACKLNYPLYANLPHAKLPPSMKNPIDYAEMDRLAEHDMTIALRKIPEYCRFLNMLDSQYPNYEVSSVQEALLRCYQIVFAKQSRKVRYKDLCSL, from the exons ATGGTACTAGATGCTTACGACATTTATTCGACGTTGTGGAGATACATCGTAATCAGTGGACAGCAAAGCCTGGTTGTAGAAGGGCTGAAGACCTGCAAGTCGGACGCTGAAATCATCGCCTATGTGCGTCGGATTGCTGACAATAGTGCCGGGGAACCGTTCGAATTGAAAGACTTGAAAGGTGATCGTAAAAATGAAGCTAAAGCAGTTGATTGCCGTAAACTGGGCAATGAAAAATACCATCCCAAAGTCAAGGAGTACGTTAAGGCTATTGCCTACTATAACGAAAGTATAGCGTTGAGTGAAGAGGGCTCGGAATCTTTGGCAATCGCTTATGCAAATCGATCAGCAGTGTGTTACGAGTTGAAAGAATACAGTGACTGTTTGGAGAATATTCGATTGGCACGTGAAAACTCGTACCCCGAAAACTTACTGTACAAACTGGATAATAGAGAAAAAgattgcttcaaacatttggcTGAAAATAACGATCATAAGTTGTGTACACAAAACGACCAGCGTAACCCAAAGCTTAGCTACAAGCCAAACCCAAAAATTCCACACATATCAGAATGCATCGAACTAAAAGAAGACGACCAATTTGGAAGGTATTTAATTACCAATCGAAATCTGAATGCAGGTGATATAGTGATTGAGGAAAAACCATTTTCCTCATTACTTGTCAACGATCATCGTTACATGAATTGCGATTATTGCCACGATGATAAGTTTTTAACACTGATTCCGTGCAAATGCTGTACCGTTACGATGTTCTGCTCAACAAAATGCCAGCAAAAGGCAATGGACAACTATCATCGCATCGAATGTTCCGTTATTAAAGATATGCAACTTCTTTTCACTAAAGTTATTTTGATGGCATTGAGAACAACGACGACTGCTATCAGTACGTTTGATTATAACCTCGAAGAACTACGTCTGTATGTAGAATCAATCGATGAAAAATCCTTGAATCCATTCAAGTTGGATTGGACCACTATCGATTCGAAACAAGTTTATAGCACAATCCACGTACTAGCCACCAATCAGGATTCACGCAGTACAAGTGACATTGTACAGCGTTCCGTTTATGCCATAATCATGAGTGAACTTCTTTTCCAACACACTGAGCTCGGTAAACTTTGTGATAATAATGAATCTCATGACCTGATCCGGACATTGTTATTCCGTCACGCGCAAACAGCCCCAGTAAACATGCATTCGGTAATGTTTATGGATTACACTCCGAATGAGATTGAGAAGTACTCACAGCTCAAACTGGGCTGCGGTTCATTTCCAATTCTAAGTATGATCAACCACTCATGTGCTCCGAATCTCGTAAGAATGACTTTGCCAAATGGACACGTGGTCGCATTGGTAAATCGACCAATTAAAAAAGGAGGCCAACTCTTCGACAACTATGG ATATCATCACTGCTTGGATACGTTAGACGAACGTCAAAGTGGCCTTCTTGGGCAGTACTGCTTCCGATGCCAATGCGAGGCATGCAAACTGAATTATCCACTGTATGCAAACTTGCCGCATGCCAAATTGCCGCCCAGCATGAAAAATCCCATCGACTACGCCGAAATGGATCGACTGGCCGAACATGATATGACAATAGCGCTGCGCAAAATTCCAGAATACTGTCGCTTTCTCAACATGTTGGATTCTCAATACCCGAATTACGAAGTAAGCTCCGTGCAGGAGGCACTGCTGCGATGCTATCAAATAGTGTTTGCCAAACAATCTCGAAAGGTTAGATATAAGGATCTGTGTTCTCTATAA